The DNA window GGTTCTGTTTCGTGGCCGCATTTCTGAAGAGGCGGTAGGTCGAGATATTCGGGCGGTCCTTGACGAACTCGGCCAACCGCCGCTCCGCCTCGGGGATTAGAGGGCTGACCTGGTCGAAATCGAAGATGTCGATGTTGGCGCGGTCCGCGAGTTTTCTGACTGCGAAGGCCAGATGATACAACCCCTCGACGATCCAAGCAGATTCGATTTCCTGCTCCGCGACCAGCTTTGATGCCCTACGCGCTTCCTGCAGCTTGGCGCGGCGATGCTTCTCGATCTCGGTGTAGAGGCTCCACACCGCTATCACGCGCTTCGCATCCATCTCAGAAGGATCGAAGACCAGCGGGAAATACTCTCCGAATATTCGATCCGAAGCCGTCTTCGCCTTATCAGGTTCAGCGCGGACGTAGGCTAACCAGACCTGCCCGAGCTTCAGGGCATCTATGCGTTTGCTTTCGTCGATCTTAGAATGCTGGTCGCGCTTTCGATCCAGATGCCACTCGTGCTTCAGCAGCGACGCCTCGAGGCGAACGAGTACGGGATCGTTCGATCTCAGGTCGCGGCTTCGTATCGGCGTCTGGCTGTTCGTTGCCTCGGCGACCTTCGCATAGAGGCTCTTGTCTTGCGTCTCAATAATGCGGACGAGAAGCCGAACGCGCTGCACGGAAGCGAAGCTGGTTCGCGATGCCTGGAAGAGCGCGTGCGAGGTCTGGCCACCGTTCACCACCTGAGGATTCAGGAGGCGCAATGGCGCATTCTTGAAGCCAGGCTGATAACTGAACCGTTCGCAGACAATCGTAATGCCATTGTTGAAATACCAGAACATTCCGGCTTCGTTGGACACGGCGGTATCGTAGATGCGCCGGTTTATGTCGTTCTGTTCACCAAGGTAGACGCGGACGTTCTCCTCAAACAGATCGGGGTCGAGCTGCGTCGGCTTGGTGGGATCTGTCAGCGCCGCGATAAATTCGTCGCCGCAGACCGTTCCGATGACAGCCCGCACGTTGCCGTCCGTGCGCTCATAAACCTGTTCCTCCACGATCCGGAGGTGGATCTCCCGCTCTGTCGCTGTCCGGTGGGAGACCGTGTCAGACAGGGAATCGAGATCGGCTTCGTGGAGCTGGAAGAACTTGAACCGAGCAAGCGATGATTCAAAGCGAGCCTTGTGGTCGGGGATGAGCCGCTCCCCATTGGAGCAAAGGTGGACTTCGACCTTGCACGCCCCCGAATTCACAAAGTCCCAGATGTCCAACACCTTCTGCCGCAGCAGCGGATTGCATGTGTCGAGAAAGCCGTCGACCTGTCCGAAGCAGTCCCCGATGAAGGCAAGGAGTTTGTCAATCTCAGTCGACGGGAAGTTGCGGTTGCTGCCGTTGAATTTGCTGTGGCACTTGAACTGGAAGAGATGGATCACACGGAGCCCGAAGCGCTCGTCGAGATAGACCGCGTCAACGCCCCTGTCCTCTCCTCCATCGGTGATCGAGCCCCTCGCCTCATCGAAGTCGATGCGTAGTAGTGATGTCACGCAGAGGAGGGAGAACGCTTCCCGCCGGGTTTCGAGATTGAGAGTCTTCTCAATCTGAGCGGCAGCCGCGTCTACGTTTCCCCAGTCAAGAAGTGTTGCCATGCAATACCTCTTGCCCTGTGGCCCCGCCCGTTTCAACCTTTCCGCCGATATAGTGCGTCAGCCGCCTCTACGGGCACCCCTGCACGGTGCCGAAAGTCGCCACCTTGCCATGCCGACCCGTTGTCGACCCGTTGTCGACCCTTTGTCGTCATTCCCGCGCGAATTCGCTATGCTCCAAAGCGGCCATTAAATTTGGCTCCTTTTCCCCGCGAGTCTGGCCGAAAGCGGAAGGTTGCCTTTTGCCGGATAGAAAGAAAGTTGGACGCTCAGATTCAGTAAAACCAACGTCGCTACAAGGATTGCTGGCAGGTTGAAAGCTGCCGCTGCTGTTCGGCCTGCTCTTCCTTCCTCAGCGCCTGAGCGACAGGCTGTCGCGACGGCCCGCGTTGACCGGCGCCGTGGCGATGAGCCTGCTCCCGGTGGGCGTCCTGACAATCATGCTCTGGCCCGAGACAAGCGCGCCATCACAGCTATCTGGACGGCACCAACTGAGCCGGCCCGACCGTGGACAAGCGCACGGGCCGGCTGATCGTCAATATGAGCCATGTGCCCAATTACACCCGTCTGATCCCGCGCAGGCAGGCCGACGCGATGGGCGTGGAACCGGTCTACCCCGGAGGCAAGGGAAATTTCGCCGTCATGGCGCAGATGGGCACGCCCTATGCCGCCGCCAGCAAGCCTTTCCTCTCGCCCTTGGGCGCTCCGTGCAACCAGCCGCCCTTCGGCCGGATCGCTTCCATCGACATCCGCACGGGCAAGTTGCTGTGGGCCAAGACGCTGGGCACGACGCGCGACGCAGGCCCCCGGGGCATCGCGTCCCACCTGCCGCTGCAGACGGGCATGCCCAATACGGGCGGCGCCATCTCGACCGCCGGAGGACTGACTTTCATCGGCGCGACGCAGGACCGGGCGATCCGCGCCTTCCAGAGCACAACAGGACGCCTGCTGTGGACCGCACGCCTGCCCGCTGGCGGACAGGCAATGCCGATGACCTACCTATCCGCGCGCAGCGGGCGGCAATTCGTCGTCATCTCGGCCGGAGGAAACAAGCTGCTGGGCAGTAAATTGGGCGATCAGATCGTCGCCTTTGCCCTCCCCAGCAAATAGGATGGCAGCCTGCCCGCCGCCGGTGAGGCGGCGGGCAGAAGGCTTTCAGTCGATCACCCGCTCGATGACCATGGCGATCCCCTGCCCACCACCGATGCACATGGTGACAAGGCCATAGTGCCCCGCAATCCGCTCCAACTCATAGAGAGCCTTGACCGTCAAAATCGCGCCCGTCGCACCGACCGGATGGCCCAGCGAAATGCCGGACCCGTTGGGATTGACCTTCTCGGGATCGAAGCCGAGCAGATGGGCGACGGCACAGGCCTGCGCCGCAAAGGCTTCGTTCGATTCGATGACATCGACCTGATCGAGCGTCACGCCAGCCCGCTCCAGCGCGATCGGCACGGCCTTGACCGGCCCGATGCCCATGCGATCGGGCTGGACCCCGGCATGGCCCCATCCCAATATGCTGGCTCTGGGCTTCAACCCCTTTTCCCTGACCGCCGCCTGCGAGGCGAGAACCAGCGCCGCCGCGCCATCATTGATGCCGGACGCATTGCCGGCCGTGACCGTGCCACCCTTCTGAAACACGGCCTTGAGCTTGCCCATATCCTCCACATTCGCGCCACCGCGGACATGCTCGTCCGTGTCGAACAGTTGCACGCCTTTGCGGCTCCTGATCTCGACGGGCAGGATCTGCTCCCTGAAGCGTCCTTCCGCCTGCGCAGTCGCCGCACGCTGGTGGCTGAGTACCGCCAGTTCGTCCTGCATCTCGCGCGTGATGTGATGGTCGGCGGCCACATTCTCCGCCGTCACGCCCATATGCATGCCTTCGAACGGGTCGGAAAGCACAGCCGTCAGCGCGTCGACCATGACGGCATCGCCCATTTTCTGTCCGAAGCGCGCGGCAGCCATATGATAGGGCGAGCGCGTCATCGATTCGGCGCCCCCGGCCACGGCAATACCGCATTCCCCCAGCGCGATCATCTGCGCGGCGGAAATGATGGCCTGGACACCCGATCCGCACAGCCGGTTGAGCGTCAGCGCGGGCGCTTCGACAGGCACGCCCGCCTCGACCGCAGCGACGCGGGCGAGATAGGCATCCTTGGGTTCGCTGGGAATGACATTGCCCATGACGACATGCTGCACCGCATCAGGCTCCAGTCCCGCGCGCCGCACGGCCTCTGCAATGACCAGCGTGCCGAGGCGAGCGGGCGGAATGTCCTTCAGGCTGCCGCCGAAATCGCCGATGGCGGTACGAACGCCCGACAATATGTAGATCGGTTCCATAATCTCACCTCTCACCGCGGCGTCATGCGCAGCGCGCCGTCAAGGCGCACCGAAGCGCCGTTCATGTAGCCATTGCCGATCAAGAACAGCACGGTCTCGGCATATTCCTCCGGCTTTCCCAGACGCTTGGGAAAGGGCACCGTCGCGGCCAGCGAATCCTGAACATTCTGCGGTAGCCCGGCCAGCATCGGGGTGCCCAATATCCCCGGCAGGATGACGTTGCAGCGAATGCCGTCGCCCATGAGATCGCGGGCGATCGGCAGGGTCATGCCCTTCACCCCGGCCTTCGAGGCGGCATAAGCGGCCTGGCCGATCTGCCCATCCTCGGCGGCGACGGAAGCGGTGTTGATGATGACGCCCCGCTCGCCATCCTCGAGCGGATCAAGCGTCAGCATGCCCGCCGCCGATTTGGCGATACAGGCAAAGGTTCCCACCAGATTGATGCTCACGGTGCGCATGAAGGCCGCGATGCGGTGGGCGACGGGGGTGCCGCTTTCCCTGTCGCGGCTGGCCGTCTTTTCGCCCGACGCAATGCCCGCGCAGTTGACGAGAATGCGCTCCTGCCCCTGCGCATCGCGCGCCCTGGCAAAGGCAGCGTCGACCGATGCCTCGTCGGTGACATCGACGGCGCAGAACAGGGCGCCGATCTCGGCCGCCAGTGCTTCGCCGCGCTCGGCATTCACGTCGAAGATCGCGACTCTGGCCCCCGCGTCACGCAGCGCCCGCGCGGTCGCCTCCCCCAATCCCGATGCGCCGCCGGTCACGACGGCGGGCATGTCCTTGATCCGCATTTTCTCTCTCCTATGGATATGGCTTCAGGTCTATGCTGGCCCAAGCCTCAGCGGCATGCACATGACGGCCACGATCTGCTCCATCGTGTCCTCCAGCGCTTCCTCGAACGTCTCCCCGAACATCTCCCCGTCCGTGCCATGATGGCGGACCAGTATGTTGAGGAACATGAGACTGATGCTGATGAGCCGCCGCTGCGCGACATGCGGCGGCAGATAATCGACCCGATCGCGCAGCAGATGGAGCGCGCGGGTCAGATGGGGCGGCTCCGATCCGCTGAAATCGCCAAATTCCGGAGAACGGCTTTGCAGCAGATACTGGCTGAGGAAGCTGGCATAGCTATGGTTGCCATCGGCGTCCTGAAGGTCGAGCTGCGGCAGCAGGATGATCTCCAATATGGTGCGCGCATCCTTCAGCCGCCCGCCTGCTTCCGCCCGGCGCAACAGGGTGCCGCGCGCGTCCTCCATCTGATCCATGCGAAAGTCGAAGATGGCGCGCACCAGTCCCTCACGCGATCCGAAATGATATTGCACCGCCGCGTGATTACCCTGCCCGGCCTGTGCGGCAATCTCGCGCATCGAGGCACCATGGATGCCTCCCTTCGCAAACAGCCGCTCACCGGCGAGGATGAGGCGGGTCTTGCCGTCGAGACTTTCGGTCGCCGCCCCATCCTCCAGCTGGTTATCCATGCCCGCCACCCACATTCCTTATTACATCTGTTTTAGAAATACCCGGCATTGAAGGCGGGCTGAAAAATATATTTCCAGAAACCGCCCCTTCCCAACCGCCGAAACCGATCGCAGAAAAGTGGGCATATTGCAAGAATTTTAGCGGCATTTCGGCACAATATGTCGACGCACCGCGCTCACAGCCTCTGCGCGCCGGGCCAAAACCCTACCCCAGACGCGAAATACACTTGACTTAAATTCCCGCGCTGGATTATCCCTAATCACCGTTAGACAGCCCTGGCCCATATGCCGCCCAAAGACGGCAGCCATCGGCTCGTTGCGATTACGCTCAAGGAGAGACTTTCATGGCGATGGAAACCGGCCTCATCTTCCACCCCTATATGCGCCCGGGCCGAACGGCGCGGCAGACCTTCGAATGGGGCGTTCAGAACAGCGTGGCCTGCGACAAGGCAGGCTTCACCTCGATGATGATTTCCGAGCATGCCTCGCAGATCTGGGAGAATATCCCCAACCCCGAACTCATCATGGCCGCCGCCGCGTTGCAGACCAGCCAGATCAAATTCGCTCCGATGGCGCACATCCTGCCCCACCAGCATCCCGCCAAGCTCGCCATCATGGTCGGCTGGCTGTCGCAGATTCTGGAAGGCCGCTATTTCATGGGCATCGGCGCCGGCGCCTATCCGCAGGCCTCCTACATGCACGGCATCAGGGAAGCGGAGCCGCAGATGCTGAACGACATGGTGCGCGAATCCCTCACCATCATGGAGAAGATCTGGAAGCGCGAGCCCTTTTTCTACGAGGGCAAATATTGGGACGCCGGCTTTCCCGAGGAAACCCCGGCGGAAACCGAGGAAGACGAACAGCATATGCTGGCCGATTTCTCGCCCTGGAACGGCGCCTTTCCCGAATTCGCCGTCACCGGGTTCAGCCAGAATTCGCCATCGATGAAGCTCGCAGGCGAACGCAACTTCAAGCCGGTATCGATCTTCTCCGGCCTCGACGCGCTCAAGCGTCACTGGGAAATCTATTCGGAGGCCAATATCAAGGCAGGCTTCACACCGAACCGCCAGCGCCATGCCGTCTCGCAGACCGTCTTCTGCGCGGATACGGATGCAGAGGCCAAGCGGCTCGTGATGGAGGGGCCGATCGGTTATTGCTTCAACAAATATCTGATCCCGATCTGGCACCGCTTCGGCATGATGGATGGCTTCGCCAAGGACGCCGGCATCGATCCCAAGGACGCCGACCTCGAATTCCTGGTCGATAATGTCTTCGTCGTCGGCTCGCCCGACACCGTCGTCGACAAGCTCAACACGCTGTTCGAACAATGCGGCGGTTGGGGCACGCTCCAGGTCGAAGCCCATGACTATTATGACGATCCGTCGCCCTGGTTCTATTCGCTCGAACTGCTCGCCAAGGAAGTCGCCCCCCGCGTGAAGCTGCCGGGCACGCGCGAAGCGGTGAGTGAGGCGGCGGTCGCCTGATCTTCGGATCGCAACGCAAAAAGGGGCGGGAGATCATCGATCTCTCACCCCTTTTTTTGTGCCTGAAAAAGCGATGCGCGCAGTACGCGCCTAGCCCGCCTTATTCATGAGGTTGGATGTGAGGGGTTGACGGGAGTGGCCTAAGCGCTTGGCTTGCTGTAGGAAATTGGATGTCTAGACCAACCTGCAGCGAGGCAAAAAATGCCACAGGCCACTCCCGCCGGGAGCGACGATAGTGCGGCGGTGATTTCGTTTCCAGCAGTGTCGCGCAAGAAAGTGGCAGGCGCCTTCGATGGAGGCCGGTTGACCTCGGACGGTGGGGTTCTGCTGCTGGCTCAGGCCGAGCGCGCAATGGGTATCTGCCGGCAGCTCGCGGCCTGCATTGCCGATCCGCGCGATCCTTCGCGGGTCACCCATAAGCTCGATGATATCCTGCGGGCGCGGATCCTGGCGATCGCCTGCGGCTACGAAGACGCTGACGGCCTTGATGCCCTGCGCGCCAACCCTGACATCGTCGCCGCCGCCGATGCCTGTGCGGTCAAGCGTGCCGAGAAACAGCGCGTGGTCCTGCGTAGCTATGCCGAGATCCGCTATGGGGCGAAAAGCTGGAAGTGTCAGCGCCGCGTCGTCGCCCGGATTGAAGCCAGCACCCTGGGCATGGATATCCGCTACGTCGTCACTTCCCTGGCACAGGGCTCCGCCGAACATATCTACGACAGCCTTTATTGCGCCCGGGGCCAGGCCGAAAACCTGATCAAGCGGCACAAGAGCCAGCTCAGCAGCGATCGCACCTCGTGCCGATCGGCCAACGCCAACCAGATGCGGCTCATTCTGCACACCGCTGCCTATTGGTTGATGTGGCGCATCCAGCAGGCTGTCCCCAAAGCAGCAGCCCTTGCCAATGCCGAGTTCGCCACCCTGCGCCTGCGGCTCCTCAAAGTCGCCGCCCGCGTAATCGAAACCGCAAGCCGAATCCGCGTCGCCTTCGCTTCCGCCTGTCCTGATGCCAACACGTTCCGGGCTGTCGCCGCCGCGCTCAGGTCCGCGCCGACATAGCCCACGCGGCCGTGCCGCTGAACCACACAACCCGCTCCTTCAACCCGAAAGCCTATCAAACATCCGCGGTGAAATAGACGCAGCACGATCGCTCGTCCCGATCATACAGCAGATAGTGTAGTAGGCCGGCCACCGGCGGAAAAGACATCGTCACGAATAAGATGGGCTAAAGGTCAGGGACGTTCGACCGCGAACCCGTGGAGAAGCAGATGGGCCGCCTGTTCGGCAATCTGCGCAGGCCCCAGCTTTCCCGGACGATACCAGGACGAGCAGGAATCGAGCATCGCAATCAGGAACTTGCGAACGACAGTGGCGTCCAGAGCCTTGGCACCGCTGCCGTCGGCCTGAGCGGCGACGATCAAATCGCGCCAGTAGTTATCAAAGCTGGAATAGGCCGCCAGCACGCGCTGACGCATCTCATCGGGCAAGTCATCGAACACGCGCGACACAGCCGAGGAATAGTCATCACCCGTCAACAGGAAGTCGACATGCGCGACAATCGCCGCGCGCAGGCGCACCATCGGCGATGCCCCCGGTCCCAGCCCTTCCACGCGCGCCATGATGTGGCGGTTGTTATGATAGATGCCCTCCATCATCACTTCCTCGACCAGATGGTCCTTGGACGGGAAATGATGATAGATGCTGGGGGCCAGCATGCCGGCCCCCTTTGCAATGTCGCTCAGCTTGGCGCCGGCCAGCCCCTTTTGCCGCAGGATCGCGGCGGCGGAATCCAGAATGCGCGTTCGGCCATTATCTGCTTGTGCCATGAACCCTCTTAACCGCTATTTCAGCGAAATACAGTCCTTTCGCCTATGGCGAGCCTATCCGGCGAAAGGCGTGTTTGGGACGCCTGCGGCGGGAGGATCGAGAATCTCGAACAGACCACCGGCCAGCGGCTGCTGCGCGAAGATTTCGGGCGTGAAACCCTGCGAACCGGTGATCAGGAACAGCCGACTATAATCTGTACCGCCAAAGGCAGGGCGAAGACCGCGCCGGACCGGCAGGCGCCGCTCCTCCAATAAGGTGGCATCCGGCGCAAAGCGACGCAACATCCAGCTTTCGTAAAAGGCCATCCAGATACAGCCTTCGACATCGACGGCCATGCCGTCGGGATAGCCATCCTCCGGCTTGAACGTCAGGAAATCGCGGCGGTTGGACAGGGTGCCATCCTCCGCCAAATCATAGGCCCAGCTCACCAGCGGCATGGAATCGTTCACATAAGCGATCCTGCCATCGGGGCTGAACGCCGGGCCATTGGCGGTGACGATATTGCGTTCCTGCGTGCTGACCGTTCCATCGGCATCGAGCCGGTAGAGTTCGCCCGTGCTGCGGACCTCGAAATTGCCAAGCGTGCTTTCCTTATCCTCAGCCGTGGTGCTTTCGTCCCACTGGCTGGAATCGCAGGACCCTGACCAGTAGCGCCCCTTGCGGTCGGTGACGCCGTCATTCAGGCGCGCGACTTTCGGGTTGGGGATGGGATGGATGAAGGGCTGGTAAATCCCCCGCCGGGGATCGATATGGGCGAAACCGTCGGCGCAGGAGGCGACGAAGCCGCCGCTTGCCCGCGGCGCGATGGCGCTGATCCAGGCTGGCGCGTCCCACCGGCCCTTCTCGCCGCTCTCCAGATGATACCAGTTGACGCTCGGCGCTTCGATATCGACCCAATAGATGCAGCCGTCCCGATCGTCCCAGATGGTGCTTTCGCCCAGGATCGCCTTCGCATCCCACAGGCAGCGCCAGCCTTCGCCTTCCATCATAGCCTCATCCCGTCCTTCTATCAGAGCTTCACGATCGGATCGCCAAAGGGTTCGTCGCGTTGCCGCACGGCTTCCTTGAGGCCCTGCGTCCGCACGGTTTCGTTGAAGCGCGTCCGGCTCGCCGCCAGATGCCCCCGCGCATCCATTTCCGCCGCCATGCGCTGCAAGGTGCGCGCGCCCATCAGTTCGAGGCCGATGTTGACGATCCGCTTGTTGGCGCTCAGCAGATCGGGATCGATCAGCGCCAGCCGCGCCGCGAGCGCTTCGACCTCCGCCTCCAACTGGTCGGCGGGAACGGCCTTGAGCGCCAGGCCGATCCGGGCCGCATCCTCGCCCCGAATGGAATCCCCGGTCAGCAGCAATCGCTTCGCCCATTGCGGCCCCGCCAGATAGAGCCACATATGGCTCGGCAGCGACCCCTGCGACCGCGCGGGCGGAAAGCCGAAGATCGCATCGTCCGCGCAGATCACCATGTCGCAGAGCAGGGCCAGATCGGTCCCTCCCGCCAGACAACGGCCATGGACCTGCGCGATCACCGGCTTGTGCATGTCGAACAGCGCCATGCGCAGCCGTTGCGCCCGTTCCTGATGCCAGCTGTCATCGTCGAACTTCGCCCGCCCGCGCCGGTGATCGACCTGTCCGGGGATCGGCTGGTCATATTTCTGCAGGTCATAACCCGAACAGAAATCCGGCCCCGCAGCCTTCAGCACCACCGCATGGACGCGAACATCCTCATCAGCGTCCCACAGCATCGCATTCAGCTGCTCCTGCAACTCCTCGCTCAACGCGTTGCGCTTTTCGGGCCGGTTCAGCGTAATCCACGCCGTCCCGTCACGCACATCGTACAGGAGCAATGGCTCGGTCATCCTGTCCTCATCCTCTCAAAAGGCGCCGATCCTGATCGGCCGCCGCATCATGCCAAAGTCTGCACGCCGACCGGAGCGACCGGCGCGGACACATCGATATCCTTGAGATGGGGCAGGACCTTGCGCGCAAAAAGCTCGTAATTTTCCCGACCCACCTCGAAGGGCATGTCGCCAAACTGGGTATAGATGATGAAGCTGCCCACGTCGAAGCGATCGACCATCGCCTTCAGCTTTTCCAGCACCTCTTCCGGGCGGCCCCATATCTGGAGATCGGCGAGGAAATTGTTGAATTTCTCGATGCCGTTCTTCTCCACGCTGGCCGCCAGCGCGCCATAATATTCATAGCCTTCGATCGACGCGAATTCCTTGTTGCCGAACTGATAGAAGGAGGAGGTGGAGCGGGCATATTCGACCAGATATTTATCGCGCATCTCCTGCGCCTTCGCCGCATCCTCATTGACCGCGACGAAGGCGACGACCACCGGCTTGGGCGCGGGACGGCCCTGCATCGCGAAGAAACGCTCGCGATAGCTGGTGATATCCTCCTCGACCCGGTCCCAGGGCTTCTGCGCGATGATCATCAGCCCGACGTCCAGATTGGCCATCAGCTTGACCGATTCCGGCGACACGGCGGAGGCGAACACGCGACCCCGATAGCTGGCATAGGGGCGCGGACGCAGCTCGACGCGGGGCTGCTTCAAATAGTCGCCGTCATATTCCATGACGCCGGTTTCCAGCGCTTCCAGCAGGGCTTCGGCATATTCGCGGAAACGCTTGCGCGCCTCGCCCATGGGCACGCCGAAGCCGTCAAACTCCTCCTTGCCCAGACCCCGGCCAATGCCCAGAATTGCCCGCCCTTCGGAGAACTGGTCGAGCAGGAGGAAGCTTTCCGCGATGCGAACCGGGTTCTGCCACGGCAACACGGTGACGGTCGTGCCGAGCTTGATCCGCTTGGTCTGGCCCGCCACCCAGGACAGGAACTGGGGCACGTTGGGCGTCATCATATAGCCGGTGAAATGATGCTCCGGCGTCCAGACGGAATCGAAGCCCTGATCTTCGGCGCGCGCCGCCAGCGAGAGTTCGTGACGGAACACGTCGATATCGCTGACCTTGTCGTTCAGATTCTGGAACGTCAGCCCCAATCCCACATCCATATTCGCCTCCAAATCGCATCTCTTGGAATTAAACTAATTATAATTAGGCTGATTTGGCAAGCCCCTTCGCACGGC is part of the Sphingobium sp. EM0848 genome and encodes:
- a CDS encoding PQQ-binding-like beta-propeller repeat protein, translated to MDKRTGRLIVNMSHVPNYTRLIPRRQADAMGVEPVYPGGKGNFAVMAQMGTPYAAASKPFLSPLGAPCNQPPFGRIASIDIRTGKLLWAKTLGTTRDAGPRGIASHLPLQTGMPNTGGAISTAGGLTFIGATQDRAIRAFQSTTGRLLWTARLPAGGQAMPMTYLSARSGRQFVVISAGGNKLLGSKLGDQIVAFALPSK
- a CDS encoding LLM class flavin-dependent oxidoreductase; translated protein: MDVGLGLTFQNLNDKVSDIDVFRHELSLAARAEDQGFDSVWTPEHHFTGYMMTPNVPQFLSWVAGQTKRIKLGTTVTVLPWQNPVRIAESFLLLDQFSEGRAILGIGRGLGKEEFDGFGVPMGEARKRFREYAEALLEALETGVMEYDGDYLKQPRVELRPRPYASYRGRVFASAVSPESVKLMANLDVGLMIIAQKPWDRVEEDITSYRERFFAMQGRPAPKPVVVAFVAVNEDAAKAQEMRDKYLVEYARSTSSFYQFGNKEFASIEGYEYYGALAASVEKNGIEKFNNFLADLQIWGRPEEVLEKLKAMVDRFDVGSFIIYTQFGDMPFEVGRENYELFARKVLPHLKDIDVSAPVAPVGVQTLA
- a CDS encoding TetR/AcrR family transcriptional regulator; translation: MDNQLEDGAATESLDGKTRLILAGERLFAKGGIHGASMREIAAQAGQGNHAAVQYHFGSREGLVRAIFDFRMDQMEDARGTLLRRAEAGGRLKDARTILEIILLPQLDLQDADGNHSYASFLSQYLLQSRSPEFGDFSGSEPPHLTRALHLLRDRVDYLPPHVAQRRLISISLMFLNILVRHHGTDGEMFGETFEEALEDTMEQIVAVMCMPLRLGPA
- a CDS encoding AIPR family protein, yielding MATLLDWGNVDAAAAQIEKTLNLETRREAFSLLCVTSLLRIDFDEARGSITDGGEDRGVDAVYLDERFGLRVIHLFQFKCHSKFNGSNRNFPSTEIDKLLAFIGDCFGQVDGFLDTCNPLLRQKVLDIWDFVNSGACKVEVHLCSNGERLIPDHKARFESSLARFKFFQLHEADLDSLSDTVSHRTATEREIHLRIVEEQVYERTDGNVRAVIGTVCGDEFIAALTDPTKPTQLDPDLFEENVRVYLGEQNDINRRIYDTAVSNEAGMFWYFNNGITIVCERFSYQPGFKNAPLRLLNPQVVNGGQTSHALFQASRTSFASVQRVRLLVRIIETQDKSLYAKVAEATNSQTPIRSRDLRSNDPVLVRLEASLLKHEWHLDRKRDQHSKIDESKRIDALKLGQVWLAYVRAEPDKAKTASDRIFGEYFPLVFDPSEMDAKRVIAVWSLYTEIEKHRRAKLQEARRASKLVAEQEIESAWIVEGLYHLAFAVRKLADRANIDIFDFDQVSPLIPEAERRLAEFVKDRPNISTYRLFRNAATKQNLFRASLNEQPQQLSLL
- a CDS encoding SDR family NAD(P)-dependent oxidoreductase, yielding MRIKDMPAVVTGGASGLGEATARALRDAGARVAIFDVNAERGEALAAEIGALFCAVDVTDEASVDAAFARARDAQGQERILVNCAGIASGEKTASRDRESGTPVAHRIAAFMRTVSINLVGTFACIAKSAAGMLTLDPLEDGERGVIINTASVAAEDGQIGQAAYAASKAGVKGMTLPIARDLMGDGIRCNVILPGILGTPMLAGLPQNVQDSLAATVPFPKRLGKPEEYAETVLFLIGNGYMNGASVRLDGALRMTPR
- a CDS encoding transposase; amino-acid sequence: MPQATPAGSDDSAAVISFPAVSRKKVAGAFDGGRLTSDGGVLLLAQAERAMGICRQLAACIADPRDPSRVTHKLDDILRARILAIACGYEDADGLDALRANPDIVAAADACAVKRAEKQRVVLRSYAEIRYGAKSWKCQRRVVARIEASTLGMDIRYVVTSLAQGSAEHIYDSLYCARGQAENLIKRHKSQLSSDRTSCRSANANQMRLILHTAAYWLMWRIQQAVPKAAALANAEFATLRLRLLKVAARVIETASRIRVAFASACPDANTFRAVAAALRSAPT
- a CDS encoding LLM class flavin-dependent oxidoreductase — translated: MAMETGLIFHPYMRPGRTARQTFEWGVQNSVACDKAGFTSMMISEHASQIWENIPNPELIMAAAALQTSQIKFAPMAHILPHQHPAKLAIMVGWLSQILEGRYFMGIGAGAYPQASYMHGIREAEPQMLNDMVRESLTIMEKIWKREPFFYEGKYWDAGFPEETPAETEEDEQHMLADFSPWNGAFPEFAVTGFSQNSPSMKLAGERNFKPVSIFSGLDALKRHWEIYSEANIKAGFTPNRQRHAVSQTVFCADTDAEAKRLVMEGPIGYCFNKYLIPIWHRFGMMDGFAKDAGIDPKDADLEFLVDNVFVVGSPDTVVDKLNTLFEQCGGWGTLQVEAHDYYDDPSPWFYSLELLAKEVAPRVKLPGTREAVSEAAVA
- the bktB gene encoding beta-ketothiolase BktB, yielding MEPIYILSGVRTAIGDFGGSLKDIPPARLGTLVIAEAVRRAGLEPDAVQHVVMGNVIPSEPKDAYLARVAAVEAGVPVEAPALTLNRLCGSGVQAIISAAQMIALGECGIAVAGGAESMTRSPYHMAAARFGQKMGDAVMVDALTAVLSDPFEGMHMGVTAENVAADHHITREMQDELAVLSHQRAATAQAEGRFREQILPVEIRSRKGVQLFDTDEHVRGGANVEDMGKLKAVFQKGGTVTAGNASGINDGAAALVLASQAAVREKGLKPRASILGWGHAGVQPDRMGIGPVKAVPIALERAGVTLDQVDVIESNEAFAAQACAVAHLLGFDPEKVNPNGSGISLGHPVGATGAILTVKALYELERIAGHYGLVTMCIGGGQGIAMVIERVID
- a CDS encoding TetR/AcrR family transcriptional regulator; this translates as MAQADNGRTRILDSAAAILRQKGLAGAKLSDIAKGAGMLAPSIYHHFPSKDHLVEEVMMEGIYHNNRHIMARVEGLGPGASPMVRLRAAIVAHVDFLLTGDDYSSAVSRVFDDLPDEMRQRVLAAYSSFDNYWRDLIVAAQADGSGAKALDATVVRKFLIAMLDSCSSWYRPGKLGPAQIAEQAAHLLLHGFAVERP
- a CDS encoding SMP-30/gluconolactonase/LRE family protein produces the protein MMEGEGWRCLWDAKAILGESTIWDDRDGCIYWVDIEAPSVNWYHLESGEKGRWDAPAWISAIAPRASGGFVASCADGFAHIDPRRGIYQPFIHPIPNPKVARLNDGVTDRKGRYWSGSCDSSQWDESTTAEDKESTLGNFEVRSTGELYRLDADGTVSTQERNIVTANGPAFSPDGRIAYVNDSMPLVSWAYDLAEDGTLSNRRDFLTFKPEDGYPDGMAVDVEGCIWMAFYESWMLRRFAPDATLLEERRLPVRRGLRPAFGGTDYSRLFLITGSQGFTPEIFAQQPLAGGLFEILDPPAAGVPNTPFAG
- a CDS encoding crotonase/enoyl-CoA hydratase family protein → MTEPLLLYDVRDGTAWITLNRPEKRNALSEELQEQLNAMLWDADEDVRVHAVVLKAAGPDFCSGYDLQKYDQPIPGQVDHRRGRAKFDDDSWHQERAQRLRMALFDMHKPVIAQVHGRCLAGGTDLALLCDMVICADDAIFGFPPARSQGSLPSHMWLYLAGPQWAKRLLLTGDSIRGEDAARIGLALKAVPADQLEAEVEALAARLALIDPDLLSANKRIVNIGLELMGARTLQRMAAEMDARGHLAASRTRFNETVRTQGLKEAVRQRDEPFGDPIVKL